In Flavobacterium endoglycinae, one DNA window encodes the following:
- a CDS encoding Lrp/AsnC family transcriptional regulator → MSKFRLDEVDHQILDMLIDNTRVPFTDIAKKLLISAGTVHVRVKKMEDAGIIMGSSLALDYDKLGYSFIAYVGVFLNNTSQTKFVLERINQIPFVTVASVTTGKFNIFCKIRAKDTKHAKEVIFMIDDIDGVYRTETMISLEESINDKKRLMHTIFKNM, encoded by the coding sequence ATGAGTAAATTTCGTTTAGATGAAGTAGATCACCAGATTTTAGACATGTTAATAGACAATACGAGAGTTCCGTTTACTGACATTGCAAAAAAATTATTGATTTCTGCTGGTACAGTACACGTTAGAGTAAAAAAGATGGAGGATGCCGGTATAATAATGGGATCTTCATTAGCCTTAGACTACGATAAATTAGGATATTCATTTATTGCATACGTTGGGGTTTTTCTTAATAATACATCTCAAACTAAATTTGTATTAGAGCGAATCAATCAAATTCCGTTCGTAACAGTTGCGTCGGTTACTACAGGTAAATTCAATATTTTTTGCAAAATTAGAGCAAAAGATACTAAGCACGCAAAAGAAGTTATTTTCATGATTGATGATATCGATGGTGTTTACAGAACAGAAACTATGATCTCATTAGAGGAAAGTATTAACGATAAGAAGCGTTTGATGCATACTATTTTCAAAAATATGTAA